Proteins from a single region of Bos indicus isolate NIAB-ARS_2022 breed Sahiwal x Tharparkar chromosome 6, NIAB-ARS_B.indTharparkar_mat_pri_1.0, whole genome shotgun sequence:
- the LOC109560223 gene encoding fatty acid-binding protein, intestinal, translating to MAFDGTWKVDRNENYEKFMEKMGINVVKRKLAAHDNLKLIITQEGNKFTVKESSTFRSIEIIFELGVTFNYSLADGTELSGAWALEGDKLVGKFKRLDNGNALNTVREIIGGEMVQTYTYEGVEAKRIFKKE from the exons ATGGCGTTTGATGGTACTTGGAAGGTAGACAGAAATGAGAACTATGAAAAGTTCATGGAAAAAATGG GTATTAATGTGGTGAAAAGGAAGCTTGCAGCTCATGATAATTTGAAACTGATAATTAcacaagaaggaaataaattcaCAGTCAAAGAATCAAGCACTTTTCGAAgcattgaaattatttttgagcTTGGTGTCACTTTTAATTATAGCCTCGCAGATGGAACTGAACTCAGT GGGGCGTGGGCCCTGGAGGGAGATAAACTTGTCGGAAAATTTAAACGGTTGGACAATGGAAATGCACTAAATACTGTCCGAGAAATTATAGGTGGCGAGATGGTCCAG ACTTACACTTATGAAGGTGTGGAAGCCAAGAGGATTTTCAAAAAGGAATGA